Proteins encoded by one window of Fusobacterium varium:
- the aroB gene encoding 3-dehydroquinate synthase, translating into MKISVDLKENSYDILIENGILNRVGEYIDLNRKVMIITDNGVPKEYGDILLSQCSMGEIIVVEQGEQSKSFSTYERICKKLLESSFHRKDLIIALGGGVIGDLAGFCASTYMRGIDFINIPTTTLSQIDSSIGGKTAINLGDTKNIIGAFYQPKKVFIDFKTLETLSERDFNNGMVEALKAGLIYDKEIFELFESEDIKKKYRDIIIKSILVKKDIVEKDVKEQSLRKILNFGHTIGHGIEGYFNFNELLHGEAVALGMLPMIEDDSLRERTKKIIEKLNIRIDIKYDREKVFKLMVKDKKADTSKITLVKVKELGSAYLSDETFEQCRKYLD; encoded by the coding sequence ATGAAAATTTCAGTAGATTTAAAAGAGAATAGTTATGATATTTTAATAGAAAATGGAATTTTAAATAGAGTTGGAGAATATATTGATCTCAATAGAAAAGTTATGATAATAACTGATAATGGAGTTCCTAAGGAGTATGGAGATATATTGTTAAGCCAATGTTCAATGGGAGAAATAATAGTTGTTGAGCAGGGAGAGCAATCTAAAAGTTTTTCAACATATGAAAGGATATGTAAAAAACTTTTAGAAAGTAGTTTTCATAGAAAAGATCTGATAATTGCTTTAGGTGGTGGAGTTATAGGAGATTTAGCGGGGTTTTGTGCATCTACCTATATGAGAGGAATAGATTTTATCAATATTCCAACTACTACTCTTTCTCAAATAGATAGTTCAATAGGAGGAAAAACAGCTATTAATTTAGGAGATACAAAAAATATAATTGGTGCTTTTTATCAACCTAAAAAAGTCTTTATTGATTTTAAAACTTTAGAAACTTTATCAGAGAGAGATTTTAATAATGGTATGGTAGAGGCTTTAAAAGCAGGATTAATTTATGATAAGGAGATATTTGAACTTTTTGAAAGTGAGGATATAAAGAAAAAATATAGAGATATAATTATAAAATCTATTTTGGTAAAAAAAGATATTGTGGAAAAAGATGTAAAAGAGCAAAGTTTAAGAAAAATACTAAATTTTGGACATACAATAGGGCATGGAATAGAGGGATACTTTAATTTTAATGAGCTTTTACATGGAGAAGCAGTAGCTTTGGGAATGTTGCCTATGATTGAAGATGACAGCTTAAGAGAGAGAACAAAAAAAATTATTGAAAAATTAAATATAAGAATAGATATTAAATATGATAGGGAAAAAGTTTTTAAGTTGATGGTTAAAGATAAAAAAGCTGATACCTCTAAGATAACCCTTGTAAAAGTAAAGGAGTTAGGAAGTGCATATTTAAGTGATGAAACTTTTGAACAATGTAGAAAATATTTAGATTAG
- the aroC gene encoding chorismate synthase — MQSVIGNSIKLSLFGESHGNMIGVVIDGLAPGIKIDTKFIQEQLDKRKPKGKISTQRHEEDDFKIVSGYFNGYTTGTPLCIMIENKVQKSKDYEKTRDLMRPSHADYTAEKKYLGYQDFRGGGHFSGRITAPLVAVGAICIQILREKGIVLGTHILKCKDERDRNFSLDGEKLKKEIEIVNNRYFPVFDDEKEENMKRVIEEAGKNLNSVGGILETAVIGVPSGVGEPYFNSIESILSHLLFSIPAVKGVEFGAGFSITDMFGSEANDSFYYNENREVKTKSNNNGGINGGISNGMPIIIKTAIKPTPSIYKEQESIDISKHENIKFNIEGRHDPAIIHRARVVVDSVVAFGILDLLCMRYGYMFMRKEEIDEN; from the coding sequence ATGCAAAGTGTAATTGGAAATAGTATAAAATTAAGTCTTTTTGGAGAATCTCATGGAAATATGATAGGAGTTGTAATTGATGGATTAGCTCCTGGAATAAAAATAGACACTAAATTTATTCAAGAGCAACTTGATAAGAGAAAACCTAAGGGAAAAATTTCAACTCAAAGGCATGAGGAAGATGATTTTAAAATAGTTAGTGGATATTTTAATGGATATACAACAGGGACACCACTGTGTATTATGATAGAAAATAAGGTTCAAAAAAGCAAAGATTATGAAAAAACTAGAGATTTAATGAGACCATCACATGCTGATTATACAGCTGAAAAAAAATATCTAGGATATCAAGATTTTAGAGGTGGGGGACATTTTTCAGGAAGAATTACAGCTCCATTGGTAGCAGTAGGGGCAATATGTATTCAAATATTGAGGGAAAAAGGGATAGTTTTAGGAACACATATATTAAAATGTAAAGATGAAAGAGATAGAAATTTTTCATTAGATGGAGAGAAATTAAAAAAAGAGATAGAAATTGTAAATAACAGATACTTTCCAGTTTTTGATGATGAAAAAGAGGAAAATATGAAAAGAGTAATAGAAGAGGCAGGAAAAAATCTAAATTCAGTAGGGGGAATTTTAGAAACAGCAGTGATAGGAGTTCCTAGTGGAGTTGGAGAACCTTATTTTAATTCTATTGAAAGTATTTTATCACATCTGCTATTTTCTATTCCAGCAGTAAAAGGGGTAGAGTTTGGAGCAGGATTTTCAATAACTGATATGTTTGGTAGTGAGGCAAATGATAGCTTTTACTATAATGAAAATAGAGAGGTAAAAACTAAGAGCAATAATAATGGTGGAATTAATGGTGGAATTTCTAATGGAATGCCTATAATAATAAAAACAGCAATAAAACCTACACCATCAATTTACAAAGAACAAGAGAGCATAGATATTTCTAAACATGAGAATATAAAATTTAATATTGAGGGGAGACATGATCCAGCTATTATTCATAGGGCAAGAGTTGTAGTTGATTCAGTTGTAGCTTTTGGGATTTTAGATCTTTTATGTATGAGATATGGTTATATGTTTATGAGAAAGGAAGAGATAGATGAAAATTAA